The sequence GCATGCCCCATGGTGGTATCACCCCGAAGCGGTCTTCGAACGTGTACGGGCGGGCTTTCCCCCGAAGGCAGGCGGCACGACCTCGCGCGCTCACGCCGACCGCAGCCGAACGAACGCGTCCTCCCGTCAGGTGCCCCAGATCTTCCGGTACGCCTGGCGGTAGCCCTCGGAGTCCCAGGACAGTGCGCCGCCGCTGTTGGTGGCGGTGGCGATATGGACGGGGGCGACGTACCCGCTGGCCGGGGTGCCGGCGAAGGCGCGGTTGAACTCGTCGATGATCTGCCAGCCCTGTTCGGAGAGCGGCTCGGGCACGGTGGCGGCCTGGAACTCCTTGCCGTTGACGCGCTGGAAGGCCGACGGATCGCCGTCACCGGCACCGATGTTGAAGGGGGCGCCGGCGCCGTCCTTGCCCGCCGCGCGCAGGGCGGGGGCGGCGTCCTTGAAGTACAGGTCGTTGATGGCGGCGGAATAGGTCCATGTGCTGCCGAAACGGGACAGCAGGGAGCGGACTGCCCCGATGGAGCGGCTGTTGGCCTGGGGAATGGGGAGGTTGGTGTAGCTCAGCAGTTTGGTGCCGGAGCAGGTGGTGAGTTCCTTCTTGATCAGATCGGACTTGTGCTTCGCGAAGGGTATCGAGGCGTCGGTGAACAGGACGACGCCCGCGTGGCCGTTGGACCGGGCGATGATCCAGTCGGCGCTGATCTTCGCGACGTCCTCGACCCGGGAGGTGACGTTGCTGAAGAGCTGCGGATCCTTGCTGGGGCCTGGGGCGGCGGTGGCATGCCAGCCGATCAGCGGAATTCCCGCCTTGTTGGCCTTTTTGACGTCCGCTGCGACGGACTGGGGATCGAAACCGCCGATGACGATGCCGTCCGGCTTGAGGTCGAGGGCCTGCTGGAAGGCGGCCCGGATGCCGTCGGGCGTGCCCTGGCCGTTGAGGGTGCGGGCGTGCCAGCCGACGATCTTGGCGGCTTCCTCGACGCCTTGGGCGACGCCGGCGACGCCGGGGTTGGTCAGGGTCTGGGCGATGT is a genomic window of Streptomyces gilvosporeus containing:
- a CDS encoding substrate-binding domain-containing protein yields the protein MHPTRQAVVTAAALLVMAATAGCQPGADTSASHRSPAKPGCPTALSRAKRDVQRAEEVNAPWKGPTTGPKAVHGKTVVYIAQTLTNPGVAGVAQGVEEAAKIVGWHARTLNGQGTPDGIRAAFQQALDLKPDGIVIGGFDPQSVAADVKKANKAGIPLIGWHATAAPGPSKDPQLFSNVTSRVEDVAKISADWIIARSNGHAGVVLFTDASIPFAKHKSDLIKKELTTCSGTKLLSYTNLPIPQANSRSIGAVRSLLSRFGSTWTYSAAINDLYFKDAAPALRAAGKDGAGAPFNIGAGDGDPSAFQRVNGKEFQAATVPEPLSEQGWQIIDEFNRAFAGTPASGYVAPVHIATATNSGGALSWDSEGYRQAYRKIWGT